TCGTCAACCCGGATGGCCGCCTCCACCTGAACGGCCTCGAAGATTCCTCGATTTCCTGGGATACCCAAGAACTGAATCCCCGAGATCACGGCTCCGGCGCCCCCTTCGAAGTTCATAGCGTGGGCCCCGGCCTCGATGATCACTTCGTCTCCCGGCTGGGTGTGGGCTTTGATGGACAATTGATTGGCCATCGTCCCCGAGGCTACGAAGAGGGCGGCCTCCTTGCCCAGGAGCCGCGCGGCTTTTTCCTGAAGGGCATTGACAGTAGGGTCTTCCCCAAAGACATCATCTCCCACCGCTGCCTCAAACATGGCTTGGCGCATATCGGGAGTTGGTTTGGTTACCGTGTCACTACGAAGGTCAACAAATCGATCCATACTCATTTTCTCCTTTAAGGTTTTTATAACATAGAGGAGGGAAAAAAGGAAGAAATTGAGACATTAAGGGGATTATAAAAAAATCTTAATTCGCATTCCCTCAAGGCGTAATCTGGCGGAATTAAATTGACTTGAGCGGTATTTTCGGCCAAAATCGAAAAAAATTAAGCCAATGGTCATAGGCAAGGGGAGCTTTTATATGGATGAACTATGGAAATTATCGGGGCTGGAGTTGAAAACCAAGATTGGGTTAAAAGAAATTAAACCCTCCGAAGTGATGGAAGTCGTGCTGGCGCGAATCGAGAAAGTGAATCCTAAGCTCAACGCTTTCTGCACCTGGGATCCAGATTCAGCCATGGCCCAGGCCCGAAAAGCAGACGACCTGATGGCCCGGGGAAAGGCCAGAGGGCTCCTTTTCGGCGTCCCGGTATCCATAAAAGATTCAATTTTTACCAAGGGGATCCGCACTACCTTCGGTTCTAAAATGCATGAAAACTTTGTCCCTGAGCGGGACGAGGTCGTCGTTGAGAGGCTAAAAGCTGCGGGAGCTATCATCCTGGGGAAGACGACGACCTGTGAGTTCGGGTATAAGGCTGTTACGGACAGCCCGCTTTGGGGCATCACCCGCAATCCCTGGGACCTGCAGATGACTCCTGCGGGTTCCAGCGGAGGAGCTGCGGCCGCAGTGGCCTCCGGCCTCGGGCCATTAGCGGTGGGAAGCGATGGCGGTGGGTCCATCCGGGCCCCGGCAAGCTTCTGCGGGATCTTCGGGTTGAAACCATCCCGGGGCAGGATCCCCATATATCCCTTGCTCGCCGGGTGGGAAGCCCTGGATCGCCGCGTTGCCCACCTGGGTCCGCTGACCCGCACCGTGGCGGATGCGGCTTTAATGATGGAAGTGATGACAGGTTCGGATGATCGAGATCCCCTTTCTCTGCCTGGGAAAAAGATTTCTTTCGGAAGAAAGCTCATGAAAGGGATTCGCGGTTTTAGGATAGCCTGGAGCACGGACCTGGGAAATACCGTCGCAGACCCATTGGTTAAAGAAGCGGTTGAGTCCGCGGCGCAGGTCTTCTCCGAATTAGGGGCCCGGGTAGAGGAGATAAAGCTGGATTCCCCTCCCATGCACGATGCTTTCCAGCTTCTCTTTGCCGCCGATTGCGCTGGAGCAATCGGAAATCGCTTGGAGGAATGGAAGGACCGGTTGGACCGGGGTTTAGGCCGATTAATCGAAATCGGCCTGAAGGCCAGCGCTGCCGATTACGCCCGGGCTGTCAACCGATGCCATGATTTCTGGGATCGTCTTCAGCCTTTCTTCGATCAATATCATCTCCTCCTTACCCCCACCCTCCCGGTCACTCCTTTCCCCACTGGAATCGATTGGCCGAGGGAAGTTGCCGGAGCGAAAGTCCATCCCCTAAATTATCTGGCTTTTACCTATCCTTTTAATCTTACCGGCCAGCCGGCAGCTTCCGTTCCTTGCGCTTGGACAACAGATGGGTTACCCATCGGCTTGCAGATCGTAGGCAGGCGTTGCGATGACCTCTCGGTTCTAAAAGCAGCGGCAGCTTTTGAGGAGGCTAAACCCTGGCGGGGCAAATGGCCTAAAATTGAATGAAAGATACCTCGCGTAACATCGATCGCAAAAAAGTCTACACAGGCGTCGTATTTCTATGTGCGGCCGTACTGCTGATGCTCATAGGGCAAGAGAATCCTTCGCCCATTTTCAAGATCTTATGGGTGATTCTTTTGGGAGTGGGACTTCTTCTTTATTTATGGGGAAGATTTTTCTCGCGGGGCAGTGCCTGAAGGAGAATGAACTCCCGGACGCGGGGGAGTAGGTAAAAATCTTCCACCTCGTACCTGGATAGCTCCCGGGCCAGAATCCGGGCACGCTCTAAAGTGGGAAGAGGGAGATTGATAAGGATTAAACTTCGCCCCAGCAACTTACATCCACCGCTGTGAATGGAGAATTCCTCATCCGCGAGGCTCTCATAGCGAACCTCGATTCCCAGTTGGGCCGCAAGGCCTTCCAGATGCTGGAGAAGGGATGTATCTGAAAGATCTGGAAGCATCTTTTCCCCTTTCGCCAAGAGGTGGTAAGATTATAAAAGAATTCGGTGCTAAAATCACCATAATTTAAATGTATAGGAAATTCCTTTTTGGACACGGATGTACAAAGAAAGTCGCTTAGCGCTTAGCGCTATGCGCATAGCGTCTTTTTTATATCTGCGGTTATCTGCGTAAATCTGCGTCCTATTAAATTTAAACAAGCTTTTTGGGACTCCTGGCTCCTGTATTCCGCATTCGCAATACATGAAAGCTTACTTGGACATCGAAACATCCTTGCGGGGAGAGATCACCATCGTGGGAATTTTCCGCCCCCCGAACCAGATGATCCAGCTTATCGGGGATGAGGTCAATTGGACCAACCTCTGGAATGCTCTGGAGGGAGTGGCAGAGATCTTGACCTACAATGGAGATCGCTTCGATTTGCCGGTGATTAAACGGGCCATCAATCTGGATCTGAGCAAATATTTCGAATGCCGAGACCTGATGTACGATTGCTGGCAAAAGAACCTTTACGGTGGGCTGAAACGGGTGGAAGAAAAACTGGGCATTGA
The DNA window shown above is from Deltaproteobacteria bacterium and carries:
- a CDS encoding beta-eliminating lyase-related protein; the encoded protein is MDRFVDLRSDTVTKPTPDMRQAMFEAAVGDDVFGEDPTVNALQEKAARLLGKEAALFVASGTMANQLSIKAHTQPGDEVIIEAGAHAMNFEGGAGAVISGIQFLGIPGNRGIFEAVQVEAAIRVD
- a CDS encoding amidase family protein yields the protein MDELWKLSGLELKTKIGLKEIKPSEVMEVVLARIEKVNPKLNAFCTWDPDSAMAQARKADDLMARGKARGLLFGVPVSIKDSIFTKGIRTTFGSKMHENFVPERDEVVVERLKAAGAIILGKTTTCEFGYKAVTDSPLWGITRNPWDLQMTPAGSSGGAAAAVASGLGPLAVGSDGGGSIRAPASFCGIFGLKPSRGRIPIYPLLAGWEALDRRVAHLGPLTRTVADAALMMEVMTGSDDRDPLSLPGKKISFGRKLMKGIRGFRIAWSTDLGNTVADPLVKEAVESAAQVFSELGARVEEIKLDSPPMHDAFQLLFAADCAGAIGNRLEEWKDRLDRGLGRLIEIGLKASAADYARAVNRCHDFWDRLQPFFDQYHLLLTPTLPVTPFPTGIDWPREVAGAKVHPLNYLAFTYPFNLTGQPAASVPCAWTTDGLPIGLQIVGRRCDDLSVLKAAAAFEEAKPWRGKWPKIE
- a CDS encoding ribonuclease H-like domain-containing protein produces the protein MKAYLDIETSLRGEITIVGIFRPPNQMIQLIGDEVNWTNLWNALEGVAEILTYNGDRFDLPVIKRAINLDLSKYFECRDLMYDCWQKNLYGGLKRVEEKLGIERASKGIDGMEAMRLWERFRLYGDGKALQVLLEYNRDDVKNLFHLEACLQKIKKK